The Deltaproteobacteria bacterium DNA window TCGGCGCGCCCGTGCGGTGGCGGATGAGGTCGAGCAGGTCGCCATGACTGCCTTCTGCGGCATCGGTCCACTTGCCGGGAGTGCCGGGGCCGTGGAGGCGGACGAAGAGGGAGCGGCCGCGGGCGCCGTCGAGGTCGCCCGCGACCCAGTACCGGCCCTGGCGGCGGCCGTGGGGGAGGTAGCGCTGGCAGACCTCTTCGGCGCGCTCGGCAAGCGCGGCGGCGACGGCTGCGGCGGGAGACTGAGCGTATTGCATGGCGGCTCTCCTTCAGGGGGCGAACACCCGGCGCCGGAGGGCGAGCGGGCCGAGCGAAGCGAAGGCGCGAAGCCCGGAGGGTGCTCGCTCGGAACGGGCAGCATGAAAAAAGGGCCGACGCGCGAGGCGCCGGCCCTGGGTGGGAGGAAAGGGAGGCGGAGGAGCCTAGAACGGGATGTCGTCGTCGACGTCCGCCTGCGGCGCGGCCGCGGTGTCCTGCATCGCGGCGTCGGCCGGGGCCTGGGCGCCGTTGCCGTTCGGCTTGTCGAGGAACTGCACCCGGCCGCCCGGGACCAGCAGGATCTCGGTCGAGTAGCGGTCGCCCTCCTCGCCGGGCTTCGACCAGCGCCGGGTCTGGAGCTTGCCGTCGACGTAGACCAGCCGGCCCTTGCGGGCGTGCTTGTCGAGCATCTCGACGAGACCGTCCTGGAAGGTCACCACCCGGTGCCACTCGGTCTTCTCGACCCGCTCGCCGGTCTGCTTGTTGATGTACGATTCGTCGGTCGCGATGCTCATGTTGGCGACGCGCCCGCCGCTGGTGAGGTGGTTGACGGTAACGTCGGCGCCGAGGCGGCCGATCAGTTCCACGCGATTGAGTCCGAATGCCATGGGAGTTCTCCTTCCGTGCTGGTTAGTGACGATGGTCTGCGAGCGTCGAGGGACCGGGGTCCTCCCTCCCCAGCCCCCTTCCGTTCACTCTCCCCAGGCCCTCCTCTCACTCCACCGGTCCGGGCAGCTCCGGACGCGGTCGTCGTCGATGACGTCCTGGACGGCGCCGGGGCCGAGCCCGATCTCGGCCAGCGCCTCGCTGCCGGTCAGGGTTTCTGCGATGTCGAAGTCGATGCCGGACATGTCTGCATCCTCCTTGGCTGTCGGCCTTGCCCGGAGCGCGTGAGGGAGACCGCCTCCCTCCCCCCTACCGGGCCTTCGCCCCGGTGGACGCCTTTCTCCGGCTCTATGGAGAGGATCGGGACCTACGGATGGCCAGCAGGCGCTCGCAGACCGCACGCGGCGGCATCTTGCCCAGGTTGAGCACGGGGATGGCGGCTTCCATTGCCATGCGGATCGCCATCCCGGTGCCTCCGGTGATCGTTCCCCCCGGCGTCCAGGCCACCACGGCATCGACGGGACGGCCGAGACCGACTCCTATGATCGCGGCGTTCCTGGCGTGGAGCTTTCGGACGGCGGGCGAGCACCGGTCCCAGGCGGGATGGAGACGGGCGGCGATGGCCATGCAGGATTCGAGCTCGGACGGCGACAAC harbors:
- a CDS encoding DNA primase, whose translation is MQYAQSPAAAVAAALAERAEEVCQRYLPHGRRQGRYWVAGDLDGARGRSLFVRLHGPGTPGKWTDAAEGSHGDLLDLIRHRTGAP
- the ssb gene encoding single-stranded DNA-binding protein, which produces MAFGLNRVELIGRLGADVTVNHLTSGGRVANMSIATDESYINKQTGERVEKTEWHRVVTFQDGLVEMLDKHARKGRLVYVDGKLQTRRWSKPGEEGDRYSTEILLVPGGRVQFLDKPNGNGAQAPADAAMQDTAAAPQADVDDDIPF